DNA sequence from the Massilibacterium senegalense genome:
TAATTTTTCTCCACCGCCACGGCCAAATACATATTCTTTTTCATTTGTAACGCTGCTTTCAAAATAAGCCATGTTTTCTACTACACCTAAAATTTTATGGCTTGTACGAAGCGCCATCGAGCCAGCGCGAGCAGCGACGAATGCCGCTGTTGGGTGCGGAGTAGTGACAATAATTTCGTTACATTCTGGAAGAAGAGTATGAATGTCTAACGCTACATCTCCAGTTCCAGGTGGTAAATCTAAAATTAAATAGTCTAAGTCGCCCCATTCTACGGCATTAAAAAAGTTGTTTAACATTTTTCCAAGCATCGGTCCACGCCAAATAACTGGAGAATTGTCTTCAACGAAAAAGCCCATCGAAATAACTTTTACACCGTAACGTTCTACTGGGAAAATTTGTTCCCCGCGTACGACTGGAAGTTCTTCAATCCCCATCATATCCGGGACGCTAAATCCGTAAATATCCGCATCGATAATTCCAACATTTTTTCCTAAACGAGCAAGCGCGACAGCAAGGTTAACGGAGACAGTTGATTTCCCAACGCCGCCTTTTCCACTAGCAATCGCAATAAATTTTGTTTGGCTATCTTTTGATAACAATGGTGGTAAGCCTTCTTCTTGTACGCCACCTAACGCTTTAATTTCTTCTTCGGATAATTCTTCAAAACGTAAGCCTACGGATGGAACACCACGGTCTTTTAACACGTTTACTACTTCTTGTTGCAAATCCATTTGTTCTGGCCCGCTTGTTTTACCAATCGCAAGCTTTATACTAACAAAATTATCTTTTACTTGAATATCACGAATCCCGTTTGTTTCATATAAACTTTTATGTAATGTTGGGTCAACCATATTTTTTAAAATATCTGTAATCTGATCTTTTGTCAGCATCCTTTGCACCCCTTATAGTTTAGAATCATTTTATTGTTAGTATAACACAAATGGGCTTTGTTCAATAAAAATGGCGCTCGAATAAACATAGATTTTTTTCAACTTTCTTCTAGTTGTAAACATTCCTCATTTTTCTTTTTGTTCGGTCGTATAATAACGTAAAATCCCTCTATATATAGATGCCGCCATTTTTTGTTGGTATTTTTCATCACGCAAAAGGCGTTCTTCTTCATAATTGGATAAAAATCCTGCTTCTACTAATACACCAGGAATCTTCGCTTTTTTTAAAATATACACGTGATGGATTGGTTTCTCCATACGCTTCGTATTTTTCAATGTTAGGCTGATTTCTTGTTGAATGTATTTTGCCATCTCCTCATTTTCATCGTGTGATAAATGATAAAATGTTTGGGCGCCGCTCCATTTAGAAGACGAGATAGCATTTAAATGAATGGAAATAAAAAAATCTGCTCCTGACTCATTAATGATTTTCGTTCGTTTTTTTAAATCATACACTTTTCTATCGCGAACGCGTTTCATGTTCGTCGGTGCCAAATCATAATCACCTTCTCGCGTCATAATGACATAGGCGCCCGCCCCTTGCAAATAATCCCGCAGTTCATGCGCAATTTTCAACGTAATATCCTTTTCCCTTGTCCCTTTTTTTCCTACAGCTCCTCCATCAATTCCCCCGTGTCCAGCATCTATAACAACAATTTTTCCTGATAAGGGAAGGGTAAATACTCGCCACGAAGGAGTAATCCATGGATAGAAAAAAAAAGAAATACTCATTACGATCATCATAAAAAACACGAAAAAACGTGCTTGTTTTCGATCCATCTTCCTCACTCCTCATTGTCACTATATGGACAAGAAGGCGGAAATATGAACGCATTTATATTTTTAATTTGTATGTCTTTTTACCATTTTGATATCCTTTTGAAAAATAATCACTAATAAATTCCCGACAATTTTCATACAACGCTGCATTAGCAGACGGTTGTAAAAACATTAAGTAATCGTATAAATCCTCCATCAACAACGCTTCTTTATAAATGGAACGTTCTTTTACTTCGATAAAC
Encoded proteins:
- a CDS encoding Mrp/NBP35 family ATP-binding protein codes for the protein MLTKDQITDILKNMVDPTLHKSLYETNGIRDIQVKDNFVSIKLAIGKTSGPEQMDLQQEVVNVLKDRGVPSVGLRFEELSEEEIKALGGVQEEGLPPLLSKDSQTKFIAIASGKGGVGKSTVSVNLAVALARLGKNVGIIDADIYGFSVPDMMGIEELPVVRGEQIFPVERYGVKVISMGFFVEDNSPVIWRGPMLGKMLNNFFNAVEWGDLDYLILDLPPGTGDVALDIHTLLPECNEIIVTTPHPTAAFVAARAGSMALRTSHKILGVVENMAYFESSVTNEKEYVFGRGGGEKLAKVLKTTLLGQIPLAQPASVEGDFAPSIYGEEEKIGQIYQTMAKQVIGELEK
- the cwlD gene encoding N-acetylmuramoyl-L-alanine amidase CwlD; the protein is MDRKQARFFVFFMMIVMSISFFFYPWITPSWRVFTLPLSGKIVVIDAGHGGIDGGAVGKKGTREKDITLKIAHELRDYLQGAGAYVIMTREGDYDLAPTNMKRVRDRKVYDLKKRTKIINESGADFFISIHLNAISSSKWSGAQTFYHLSHDENEEMAKYIQQEISLTLKNTKRMEKPIHHVYILKKAKIPGVLVEAGFLSNYEEERLLRDEKYQQKMAASIYRGILRYYTTEQKEK